From the genome of Phoenix dactylifera cultivar Barhee BC4 chromosome 17, palm_55x_up_171113_PBpolish2nd_filt_p, whole genome shotgun sequence:
AACAGAGCAAAAATATCCATAGAGCACCCAACGAATTAAAGGGAAAAATAATTGGAAGCAAGAACACAACCGTTCAGTAATGAACAATACAACGCACTCAACGGTATCATTGTGAGGCAGTGCAATGAAGGCAAGCTCTGAAGATATTCAGGACATTTCACTGCCCCAAAAGTACTGAGTTTTAGAACTTTACAGTTGGGATTTAGCAGTTAGATCCCATAACACCTACCCCAGTACAGAGCAATGCAGTTCTTTCTCTATATTGCTTGTACTAATTGCTCGTTGCTCGTTTGCAGAGATAAAGGCGGGGGAAACAGAATCATATGCTCGTCTGCAGGTAGTTAATAGTTGCATCTGCTGTGCTGCTCCCCCACAAAACCTTTATAAAGGTAAGTAGCTGAGCTGTTCTCCCACCTAACCTTCAAAACTGCAGTTAAGCTCCACCTCTTCGGTTAATGGCAAGTGTGAAATATATTAGAATCATCGACCCCATGCTAGACCTGTAAGAcaatttcagaaattaaataaCAAAATCCAAATGCCTTTTTTCTCATACATGAATCAAGAAGAGGATGATTATTGGGTGATCATATATTCTTCTTATGTCTTTATGGAGGGGCCTCAGCATTCAAATTATCCAAACTTCAAGATCTATTTGATATCAACACCTCTTCATGAACAAAGCAAACAAAAATCATGCATAGGTGTCAATAGTATATATTACATAAATGTGCGCTTCGGCAATTTGAGTTGCACATCATCTATTCTCTGAAAAGAAGATGGGACCATGGGGTACTAATATTCTCAATGGAGCTCAACCAAGGGGACCACAATGGCGGTAGAATGCTTGCAATTAAATACTAACTAGATGCAGTGCTGCAATTGAGTTCTATTTCTCTTGGATGATGTAATGCACCTTAGCCTGTAGTTACTTAGAATTTAGATGAAAAGTAACAACCATGGGGGCCATCACacctcaagggaccacaagtaGATGGACCAGCAGAAATGATGCCAGCTACAAATCTACCGAATTCCCTTCAAGCAATAATGCCGATGAAGAGTTTGCAAATGTGATGGTATTTACAAGCATGGTAATGAGACGTTGCAGGTGATGCCATGAGTCACCCTCATCAAGTAATGGGAACACTTTTTAAggtgcatttaatgaacacacCTTGATAGAATCCCACATATAACAATAGAATGTTTTCCAACTCTTAcacctttttcccttttttattaATTCATTCTGAAAGCTTGGGGTATTTAGATTGTTTGCCTGGGGTATCGTATCAAGATCAAGATATTTGTAGGTCTGGGAATTAAAATTTGTAACTCCACACAGGCCATAGGGACTGGAGCAGGGAAGCACTTCTGATGCCTGCTGGGGGTGATCATCACAGCAGGGATAGTCTAAGGGCAGTAAAGTTCACTAACTATTCAACCTGGATTTATTTAGTCCAactgttcaatcaaataattatacaCAAGACACCAGTTCCCAAGCATAAAAAAAACCATGGTTAGAAAATTAATTCTAAGCAATAATATGGGTAAAGGATCCATGAGTTGAACAGATGAACTATATCAACAATAGAAACTGGTCCTCCACAATAAACAAAAAGCCCATAGTGAATTGATAAATCTGAATTGACCACACAACCTTGGTGCAATGAGAAAAGCCTTAATAGCACTTACATAGttgcaaagaaaagaagaattttccTCGGGTGGATGGTCGTTAAGCGATTGAATCTTTTATACCTTCCTTCACCAGAATCTGTGAGAACAGGGCTATTAGCTGCAGATGGTGCAGGTACAAGAGCTCTGTTCGGTACCAAGGGCTGCTTCAACTGCTCCAGCTGAGAAGGCACCACTGCAGAAGTGAAAGGTAATCAAGTTAAAAACTTTGACAGCATTGATACTGTTTGATGGTCACATATGTATATCAGCTTTTGTGTCATATCTAATATGTTAGTTAAGGGCTTTTTGATTTGCAGACTAGAATCAATTGGATGTGAGCTCACCAAGATGAAGTGACCCatcaaatatatgcactaagaTTTGCAATATGGTTACTTAGAATATTTCAAGCTTAAGTGCATGATATATGAAGAATGTTCAAGCTTAAGGTGGTTTGTCAAGAAAGTCATGTGGTTGAGGGCCTTGACGCATGACAGGTCTTGAAAGGGCCATTATGGGGGAAATATACGTGCTGCTGGCACCAAGATCATGTGCATTGGAACAGTGTAACTTACTTAGCAGGAATATGCtatacaatgaaaaagatacACCACCCACCTTTTCCATGCTAATAGCATGAGTCCAACAATGATAAAAAGATTCAAGAAAAACAATACTTAGagaaaaattgaacttgtaCCTTTAACTACGATCTTTTTAGATGCATCATCTGTTTCTTGCTCCTCACCCATTCGTCTCTCCATGCGGCATGAACCCTTACGAGAAAGAGCCTTCTGTAGATCACCCCCAGCAAAACATACCGTTGTTAGACATAAATTCTTTCTTATGGTAACAAAGAGGTTGATGGAATAATATCAAAAAGGAAGCACTCACAGTCATTTTTGGACTTCCAGAGCAGCATTTATCAGGCTGCTGTGTAAGACTTTCAATATCCAAAACTACACTTCCTGCTTTATCCATGGCTATAAACTGGTTCTGTAAAAAATGAATGCCATATTCAAAAGATACCCCCGAAGAGCAAAGTGTTAAGGTACTACTAAAACTGTGCAATGGTAATTAGTAGTAAAGGTTTACCATCAAACTCCTATCTTTTACAATCACACCCTAAATCAATATTTTGCAAACTCTTTACACATCTTAGTAAAGTCAAATAGTCTACTTCCACAACCACTAATCTAAACCTTATAATCATTTCTTCCAATTACTCAAACAAATATTCCCATTTGCTCCTCTTAGAATCAATGATCCTGAACCCAGCTTGTTTTATTTCAATCTAACATGATATTCTCAAATGGATTccttcggaaaaaaaaaatgatattctCAAATGGCAAGCTTCTCCATTCTGTCTCGTCGTTGCCATCCTAGAACCTCTTTAGATTGTTCCCTCATGTTTTTAGATCCCATTAACCGAATTGTGGCCTTGACAACACAAGACCAAACCATCATAACCAGGGCTAAAAAGGGCAAACCAATGCATGAGGCTCCCACCATTGCAAGTCTAGGGAGGGTTTGTACACAACCTTATCCCTGCTTATAGAGAGGTGGTTTTCATTTTTCGAACCCATGACCATGCACCAAAGCTCATCCTCAGCCAGATGTGATATCCTTAATAGCCGGAAACTTCTACTTAGAGTATCGTACCCACTTCAAAGTCTGTCTAAGAACTCACTCCTGTGTTCATTCCATAAATGTTCTTTTGCTAATTCTTTGAGAGATCCACTTCTCTATATTACACCAGAATCCACTTGATGCTCCTCCACTCTCTACTACTTCAGATAGCTAAGCCTCTATCACTTTCTCCTTACTATTGTTCGCATTTTGTTTCTGTTATTGCAGTCCTTTCTAACTACATCCCTCCTTATCCACGTCAACATCATATTTACAAGAGTCTCATAGCCTATAGTTTGTCATGTTACCATTTAGAACATCAATTGGAGAAATTTACTGGCCATAAAGAAGCCATAAATGAATCAATTGAATCGGGTCCTACTCCTATAAGTACAGGTTTTAGTCTTACCTGCATTAAAACCTCATCCATTTTCAGCTTTGCCAAGTAAAAGTTCCCAGGAGTAGAGTCCACCTCAACTGCCACCAAATATGAACAGTTTGATTAAAAGGCTTTGACATAAAAGAAAGCTttaaaaaagaatatataaGCAGCTCGGCAAGAGGCACAAATATTACTTGTATATCAAAACATCTCATTCATTAAAGTTCCTGTATACCAAAGTATAGATCGAATAATGCAATGACTCATTATATTTCTGGACTGATATTTCTGGGTCCTTCACAAGGAGAAGCCTATCAATCCAAATCAACTAATGGATGAACTAAATGCAGAGAAAAATACATATTATTACCAGTGGAGGGCCTAGCTAATCTATAATCTATGGGTATTTGGTGTAGCCCACCAATGACATCCATCAATAATTAGGAGAACTCCATGAGATTAAAGTGAATGTTATAAGGCTTTATCCGTTAAACATGATCAAATTAAGCTGGTCCATTGTAGATTATATAACAGCTGGAATTAGAATTTGTGTTGACAAATCCATCCAGCTTTTTGAGATCCAGGAGGGCCTCGAAAGAGGGATAAGGATACGAAACAGATAAGCTCGACATACCTCCAAACGTATTCTCTTTCAcaaatattacagaatttcagaaaAAGTTGGCCGCAATTCCTCCACCATCCAGAATCCCATCCTCGGCTTCAAAGCTCTGtaacctttttttattttttaagagagacagagagagagagagagaagaaaagaaaagaaaaggtcatCATTTGGATAAAAAGATATTAGAAAGAAAATGTTTTATAAAAGGAGACGACAATGAGATAGATGAGGAGATCCAACAAAGCAGCggggaaagtttttttttaatagagaaAAGACGAAAGTGACACGGAATGGAGAAAAAAATTGGATTCTTTCTATCCATTATTgggaaaaaatgaaaagaaaataacagCACTAGCAGAGAATCATCTAAAACAAtcggaataaaaaaaaatattttttccatcaaatttcttttgagattttCTTGTAGAAAATAAATGAGGGGAAAAAAAGCCTTCTGTTTTATTATAGAATGCAGATTGCTGCAAGAAAATATATGGGGAAAAAAATGacggagagaaaaagaaagtacGCATGTTCGCTAACTTGGGGGAAGGGAGAGACCGACGAGGGAGACAGAAAAGGTTGAGCGGCTTCCTTCATTACATCTTGGAAGGATAGCAAGGATAGcgcggagagaaagagagagatgatgTCTAATGGCAATCAAAGCTCCCCAGAAATCGAAGTCCCTGCgctcttttattaaagaaaaaacgattttttatttaaaacccAGCGGATTTCCCAAGGAACCacatttctcttcttttcttaagaGTCTTAAGATAAAaatcatacttttttttttaccaaaaagaaTCTTAAGCTTAAACTAAGAAAATAGA
Proteins encoded in this window:
- the LOC103717405 gene encoding uncharacterized protein LOC103717405 produces the protein MDEVLMQNQFIAMDKAGSVVLDIESLTQQPDKCCSGSPKMTKALSRKGSCRMERRMGEEQETDDASKKIVVKVVPSQLEQLKQPLVPNRALVPAPSAANSPVLTDSGEGRYKRFNRLTTIHPRKILLFFATMSSMGSMILIYFTLAINRRGGA